A genomic window from Pecten maximus chromosome 4, xPecMax1.1, whole genome shotgun sequence includes:
- the LOC117325306 gene encoding tektin-2-like: MATQLRPIARHQVPDWFNNSHTISTNAERQRDASHQVRQESRFLRNETDNQTKWDQQANNTRLADRIDDIRKWKEILEKTLAELDKEIADLSDAKEMTEHALEAKNLPSDVAIECLTLREGRQSIDVVQDEVENQLHKEVEVIDGIKKALQQKVNEGFEQLCLLQEARQQIQADLQDKNLALGIDVDQYNLTDRSPNISFKPDSLRVPKGSTTPQQWEDFSRYNKDRADAEMKASTRLREAIHHTLQQCDNDLEAQRIATEYAYRKRIHEFERAKDELEWQKKNTEEEIAELENDIRGIEEKIREKRNPMKLAQTRLENRTYRPNVELCRDAPQYGLTDEVKQLEATKRSLEEKLKQAKHALDGLENNLHRINDDLAQKINSLNLDNRCMDVRKKLMTRPPTALERNLTLTGIQRERSQVLA; this comes from the exons ATGGCAACACAACTAAGACCGATTGCCCGGCACCAGGTTCCGGATTGGTTTAATAACAGTCACACAATTTCCACGAATGCGGAAAGACAGAGAGATGCATCTCACCAAGTTAGACAAGAAAGTCGGTTTCTACGAAATGAGACTGACAACCAAACGAAATGGGATCAGCAAGCAAATAATACCCGATTAGCTGACCGTATAGATGATATCAGGAAATGGAAAGAGATTTTAGAAAAGACACTAGCTGAATTAGACAAAGAAATTGCAGATCTGTCAGATGCTAAAGAAATGACAGAGCATGCACTTGAAGCCAAGAACCTCCCTTCAGATGTAGCTATTGAATGTCTTACTCTCAGAGAAGGAAGGCAGAGCATCGATGTTGTTCAAGATGAGGTTGAAAATCAACTCCACAAG GAAGTTGAAGTCATTGATGGGATAAAGAAGGCACTACAACAGAAAGTCAATGAAGGATTTGAACAGCTATGTCTGCTCCAAGAAGCTAGACAACAGATTCAGGCAGATCTTCAGGACAAAAATCTAGCCCTTGGAATCGATGTTGACCAATATAACCTCACAGATAGGTCACCTAACATCAGCTTCAAGCCCGATTCCCTTCGTGTGCCTAAAGG GAGTACCACACCTCAACAGTGGGAAGACTTCAGTCGTTACAACAAAGACCGTGCTGATGCCGAGATGAAGGCGTCTACAAGGCTAAGGGAGGCAATTCACCACACCCTGCAGCAGTGTGATAATGATCTGGAAGCCCAGAGAATTGCCACAGAGTATGCCTACAGGAAGCGCATCCACGAGTTTGAAAGGGCCAAGGATGAGCTCGAGTGGCAGAAAAAGAAT ACAGAGGAAGAGATTGCCGAGCTCGAGAATGACATCCGTGGTATTGAGGAGAAGATCCGTGAGAAGAGGAACCCCATGAAGCTGGCTCAGACCCGTCTGGAGAACAGGACTTACCGTCCTAATGTTGAGCTGTGTCGCGATGCTCCACAGTACGGACTCACTGATGAAGTGAAGCAGCTGGAGGCAACAAAACGTTCCCTGGAGGAGAAACTCAAACAGGCAAA ACATGCTCTTGATGGTCTAGAAAACAACCTACACAGAATCAATGATGACCTTGCTCAAAAGATCAACTCTTTGAACCTTGATAACCGATGTATGGATGTGCGTAAGAAGCTTATGACCCGTCCCCCAACTGCTCTGGAAAGGAATCTGACTCTGACTGGAATCCAGCGAGAGAGATCACAGGTTCTTGCATAA